The DNA region AGCCCTTCGCCTCGGGCTCCAAGACGCGCGTCGCGACTCTCGGTCACGACGACTTCAAGCACAACGAGCGCTCCTGGGTCGCCGCACACGACGACGTGCTGAGCTTCCGCCACACGGCGGAGGACGGAACGGTCACGGTCCTGAAGGAGGGGCTCAAGGTCCTCCCGCGCGAGATCATCGACGCGACGTTCCTCTCCGCCAAGGAGCTCGACGCGTTCCTCGCCCAGACGCTCGAAGAGGCCAAGGCCGACGACGTGCTGTACTCGGTGCACCTCAAGGCGACCATGATGAAGGTCAGCGACCCGATCATCTTCGGTCACGTCGTGAAGGCGTTCTTCGCAGACGTGTTCGCGCAGTACGGAGACAAGCTGGCCGCTGCGGGCCTCAGCGCGAACGACGGGCTCGGCTCGATCCTCTCGGGTCTCGCGAACGTGGCTGACGGCGCCGAGATCGCCGCGGCCTTCGACAAGGCCATCGCCGAGGGCCCGCGTCTGTCGTACGTGAACTCCGACAAGGGCATCACGAACCTGCACGTGCCGAGCGATGTGATCGTCGATGCGTCGATGCCGGCACTGGTGCGCAACGGCGGCAAGCTCTGGGGCAAGGAGGGCGAAGAGGCCGACACGCTCGCCGTGATCCCCGACTCCTCGTACGCGAGCGTCTATCAGGCTGTGATCGACGACGTGATCGCGAACGGTCCGCTCGACCCGGCCACGATCGGCACGGTTCCCAACGTCGGGCTGATGGCGCAGGCGGCTGAGGAATACGGCAGCCACGACAAGACGTTCGAGATCGCGGCAGACGGCATCGTCCAGGTGCTCGACAGCGAGGGCACCGTGCTCATCGAGCACACGGTCGGCAAGGGCGACATCTGGCGCGCGACGCAGACCAAGCACATCCCGGTGATGGACTGGGTCAAACTCGCGGTGACCCGTGCCCGTGCGACCGGCGACCCCGCCGTCTTCTGGCTCGACGCGAACCGTTCGCACGACGCGCAGATCATCGCCAAGGTGCACCAGGGTCTCGCGACCCTCGACACCAAGGGCCTCACGATCACCATCCTCGCGCCGGAGGAGGCCACGCGTTACACGCTCGCTCGCATGCGTCACGGGCTCGACACGATCTCGGTCACCGGCAACGTGCTGCGCGACTACCTGACCGACCTGTTCCCGATCCTCGAGGTCGGCACGAGCGCCAAGATGCTCTCGATCGTGCCGCTGCTCGCCGGCGGCGGCCTGTTCGAGACCGGTGCCGGAGGCTCGGCGCCCAAGCACGTGCAGCAGCTCGTCGAGCAGAACTACCTGCGTTGGGACTCGCTCGGTGAGTTCTTCGCGCTGGCTGCCTCGCTCGAGCACTTCGCCGACCGCACCGGTAACGAGAAGGCCCGAGTGCTCGCCGAGACGCTGGACGCCGCGACCGGGACGTTCCTCGAGGAGGACCGCTCGCCCGGTCGTGCTCTGGGCACGATCGACAACCGCGGCAGCCACTTCTACCTGAGTCTGTACTGGGCTCAGGAGCTGGCGAAGCAGACGAAGGACGCCGACCTCGCTGCGGCGTTCGCACCGATCGCCGCGACGCTCGCGCAGAACGAGGAGGCCATCGTCTCCGAGCTCAACGCCGTGCAGGGCGCGCCCGTCGAGATCGGCGGCTACTACCGTCCGGACGACGCGTTGGTCGAAGCGGTCATGCGTCCGTCCGCGACCCTGAACGGTATCGTCGACGCACTGCGCTGAGCAGTCGACGCATAAGTCGACAGAAGGGGGCGGACGCCGCGGCGTCCGCCCCCTTCTGCGTACCCGCGCGTCCGCCGCGTCGTGTCCGCGCGGAAGCCCGCGTCGTGTCCGCGCGGAATCCCGCGTCGGGCGTACGGGTGCGCGGGTGGCGCGTCCTGTCTCCGGACTCGACCTGATCGCGTGATGCCGGAGCGCGACGATGCGGTCGTCGGCAGCGGGGGACGCGTCTGTCCCTCCACGTGCGCAGAGGGACAGCGCTCGTCAGTAGTGGACGGAGACCTCGAGGCCCTTCGGGGACCAGTCGTAGACGTACTTGGCGAGGTCGATCGGCAGGTTGACGCAACCGTGGCTCATCCGCTGGCCGAAGTTGTTGTGCCAGTAGGTGCCGTGGAAGCCGATGTTCGGGGCGAACCAGGTGATCCAGGGCACGTCCTTGGTGCAGTACGGGGCACCTTCGTAGCAGCCCATGTCCTGGATACGGGTGTGCGCGAAGACCGTGAAGTTGCCGGTGGGCGTCAGCGTTCCGGGAAGGCCGGTCGACACGGCCCACGAGTTCACGACCACGTTGTTCTCGTAGAGAACGGCGCGCTGGGAGCTCAGGTTGATGTCGATGCGGCGGAACAGGCTCACCGTCTCGAACGGGGTCTCGGTGACCGAAAGCGCGAAGGCGCCGTTGCCGGCGGCGAGCTGGTCGGCGAACTTCTCCGCGATGCCGGAGGTGTCTCCGAGCGCTCGCCCCGCGACGCCCTCCTGCTCTGCGCGCAGCACGGTGCCGGCGGAGTTGACGATGTTGGTCGCATTGACCGGCGCGCGGTCGACGAGAGCGGGAAGACCGTCGACGGTCGCCTGGATCGCCTGCGGATCGGCGTCGATGCGCAGCTGACCGTCGTCGTCCGAGACCGTGAGCCAGGTGGCGACGACGGCGGGGTCCACCGGCACGGTGCGCTCCTCGCCGACATAGAACCCGACGGTGGGGAGCATGGTGTTGAGAGCCGTGGCCGTGGCGGTGGCATCGTCGTCCGAGACGGCGGGCAGGGCCTCGGCCGCGTCGCCCGAGTACTCGAGCGTGGTACGGCCTTCGCCGACCGCCTCGGTGAAGGCGGCGTTGAGCGCGGTGAGGTCGATGCCGGTTCCGGTTTCGGCCGGGGTGATGACGAAGGTGCCGCTCGCGGCATCGAAGACGACACCCGCGTCCACGGGGTCGTCGAAGCTGGTCGGTACCGCGTCGCGCAGTGCGGTGGTCGCCTTCTCGGCGTCGAATGCGATCTCCGCCGGCACGGGCTCGCCCATCCACGCGCCGAGGTTCCACAGCGGGTGCTCGGCGAAGGCCTTGTCGGCGAGAGCGGTCGCGTCGACGGTGACGCCGAGGTCGGCGCCGGTCAGGACAGTGCCGTCTCCGTCTCCCGTGAGAGTGATCTCGGTCTCGGCCAGGTGGGAGTCGATGGCGTCGGCTGCGGCTCCAGGTGTCATCCATCCGACGGGAATTCCCGCGACCGTGGTGCCCGGTGCGATGAGGATCATGGATGCGGCGCCGGCGCCGAGTGCGACGACCCCCAGGCCCAGTCCGATCCAGAGGCCGAGGCGGCGCTTCTTGGGAGACGGCTCGATGGGTGCCCAGGCCAGGGGCTGGTCGCCTGTGGTCGGTGGAACGGTCTCGGTGGGAGCGTCCGTGGGAGTGAGCACTGCAGTGGGCGCGGAGTCGTCTCCACGCGCCTCGGCTGCTGCGCCCGGCGCAGAAATCAGATCGGTCACGAACTTCACCCCCCGGTTCTCAAACGTGTCCTGACGTCCAATGGTACGGGATGGGAGGTAACGGGGAGGCAACGGTCCGTGATAGCGTTCCTCCCCGCTTCGCCCCGGTCAGTCGACGATGGCGATGCCGTCGATCTCGACCAGCATCTCCTCGCGCGGCAGGCCGGTGAAGACGGTGGTGCGCGAGGGCAGCACCCCGTTCGTGGTGTGCGCGGTCACGAACTCCCCGTAGGCGTCGTTCATGATCGGGAAGTCTTCGCGCTTGGTCAGGTAGACGCGCAGCATCACGACATCGTCGAACGTCGCGCCCGAGGCTTCGACGATC from Microbacterium sp. SY138 includes:
- a CDS encoding NADP-dependent isocitrate dehydrogenase; amino-acid sequence: MTDDAIIYTYTDEAPALATASFLPIIQAFTGQAGIEVETRDISLAGRILAAFPQKLTPEQQVGDSLAELGGLATLPEANIIKLPNISASIPQLKGSIAELQKQGYDIPDFPDEPSSLEEKDVRARYDRIKGSAVNPVLREGNSDRRAPLAVKNYARKHPHRNKPFASGSKTRVATLGHDDFKHNERSWVAAHDDVLSFRHTAEDGTVTVLKEGLKVLPREIIDATFLSAKELDAFLAQTLEEAKADDVLYSVHLKATMMKVSDPIIFGHVVKAFFADVFAQYGDKLAAAGLSANDGLGSILSGLANVADGAEIAAAFDKAIAEGPRLSYVNSDKGITNLHVPSDVIVDASMPALVRNGGKLWGKEGEEADTLAVIPDSSYASVYQAVIDDVIANGPLDPATIGTVPNVGLMAQAAEEYGSHDKTFEIAADGIVQVLDSEGTVLIEHTVGKGDIWRATQTKHIPVMDWVKLAVTRARATGDPAVFWLDANRSHDAQIIAKVHQGLATLDTKGLTITILAPEEATRYTLARMRHGLDTISVTGNVLRDYLTDLFPILEVGTSAKMLSIVPLLAGGGLFETGAGGSAPKHVQQLVEQNYLRWDSLGEFFALAASLEHFADRTGNEKARVLAETLDAATGTFLEEDRSPGRALGTIDNRGSHFYLSLYWAQELAKQTKDADLAAAFAPIAATLAQNEEAIVSELNAVQGAPVEIGGYYRPDDALVEAVMRPSATLNGIVDALR
- a CDS encoding L,D-transpeptidase family protein; this translates as MTDLISAPGAAAEARGDDSAPTAVLTPTDAPTETVPPTTGDQPLAWAPIEPSPKKRRLGLWIGLGLGVVALGAGAASMILIAPGTTVAGIPVGWMTPGAAADAIDSHLAETEITLTGDGDGTVLTGADLGVTVDATALADKAFAEHPLWNLGAWMGEPVPAEIAFDAEKATTALRDAVPTSFDDPVDAGVVFDAASGTFVITPAETGTGIDLTALNAAFTEAVGEGRTTLEYSGDAAEALPAVSDDDATATATALNTMLPTVGFYVGEERTVPVDPAVVATWLTVSDDDGQLRIDADPQAIQATVDGLPALVDRAPVNATNIVNSAGTVLRAEQEGVAGRALGDTSGIAEKFADQLAAGNGAFALSVTETPFETVSLFRRIDINLSSQRAVLYENNVVVNSWAVSTGLPGTLTPTGNFTVFAHTRIQDMGCYEGAPYCTKDVPWITWFAPNIGFHGTYWHNNFGQRMSHGCVNLPIDLAKYVYDWSPKGLEVSVHY
- a CDS encoding RidA family protein — its product is MTEKIRVSTDAAPAPAPAHTFSQGIRKGPFVQVSGQGPVDPTTNEYLFPGDVAAQTTRTLENVKAIVEASGATFDDVVMLRVYLTKREDFPIMNDAYGEFVTAHTTNGVLPSRTTVFTGLPREEMLVEIDGIAIVD